One Flavobacteriales bacterium genomic region harbors:
- a CDS encoding SpoIIE family protein phosphatase → MRLIILIVLLVSYKLSLPQLQIIDSIKNVMSHQNGDELLRSYHDLTRSYVNIENYDSAQHYNKEIFDGLKIYPDSTLTVFALNYKGIIHLKTRQLDSAISAFSRIISYIDDNQSLIKHTIGAYGNRSLCYDQKDLSHKALEDLIQALDVAKKYNENQYVGILYGTIAMNFHAQGDYQKAVEYHLQAINIKKELKKKRSLAISYQNIALSYSKLKKYNLTFEYFEKGEVLFNEVNDQLGIALLNHYTGSTYLTLYNENIPIQADGKMSNPKLFLDTAIAMNRRALKQLKALNDQFYTTEVEIKLAEMYISANQPKVAQSLLNQLHQELQNSYSTRESKVASLLYQVNKLNNNYNEALKWHERYTIIEDSLNNKHVLKEIGKKQAELSFIKEQEIMQLKHQHEIQQLNRINEKKEIIVQNNRKRRTYIIVVITLAIFVSLLFLAIVFRRWKVTKLQKETINQQKQLIEKEKLATEDSINYAKNIQDAAFTSPTIFNELLKEHFIYFNPKDIVSGDFYWATKINEKKIIALADCTGHGVPGAFMTLISLNILNQIIADHITSPQKILEELHLRLQKRLNQSQEKTSKHGLDIALCVIDKNEMHFAGTHHSLYLVRNKELIKYKGDHFQLGGKKSPNFSTKSIKLELNDIFYIFTDGFPDQKGGLKNKKYFYPNFRKFLLSISELELEDQHQKIKEEFINWKGDNEQFDDVSVIGFKPL, encoded by the coding sequence ATGCGGTTAATCATTTTAATAGTTCTATTAGTCAGTTATAAACTTTCTTTGCCTCAATTACAAATTATTGATTCCATTAAGAACGTAATGTCTCATCAGAATGGTGACGAATTACTGCGTTCCTATCACGATTTAACCAGATCATACGTCAACATAGAAAATTATGATTCTGCCCAACATTACAATAAAGAAATATTTGACGGTTTGAAAATATATCCTGATTCTACATTAACCGTTTTTGCCCTAAATTATAAAGGAATTATCCATCTAAAAACACGTCAACTAGATTCAGCTATTAGTGCTTTCTCAAGAATCATATCCTATATTGATGACAATCAAAGTTTAATTAAACATACCATTGGAGCTTATGGAAACCGGAGTTTATGTTATGATCAAAAAGACCTTTCCCATAAAGCACTTGAAGATTTAATACAAGCCTTAGATGTTGCTAAAAAATATAATGAAAATCAGTATGTAGGCATATTATACGGAACTATTGCGATGAATTTTCATGCTCAAGGAGACTATCAAAAAGCTGTAGAATATCACTTACAAGCTATTAACATCAAAAAAGAATTGAAGAAAAAAAGGAGTTTAGCCATTTCCTACCAAAATATAGCTCTCTCCTACTCTAAATTAAAAAAGTACAATTTAACATTCGAATATTTTGAAAAAGGAGAAGTCTTATTCAATGAAGTAAATGATCAATTAGGGATTGCGCTACTCAACCATTATACAGGCTCTACTTATCTAACGCTTTACAATGAAAATATTCCTATTCAAGCTGATGGAAAAATGAGCAATCCAAAGCTTTTTTTAGATACCGCTATAGCAATGAATAGAAGAGCTTTAAAACAATTAAAAGCTTTAAACGATCAATTTTATACAACCGAAGTTGAAATCAAATTAGCTGAAATGTATATTAGTGCAAATCAGCCCAAAGTAGCTCAGTCTTTACTAAATCAACTCCATCAAGAATTGCAAAACAGCTACAGCACAAGAGAAAGTAAAGTTGCCTCATTGTTATATCAAGTTAACAAATTGAATAACAATTATAATGAAGCTCTAAAATGGCATGAACGTTATACTATTATCGAAGACTCTCTCAACAATAAGCATGTTTTAAAAGAGATTGGGAAAAAACAAGCGGAACTTTCTTTTATTAAAGAACAGGAAATCATGCAACTGAAACACCAGCATGAAATTCAACAGTTGAATAGAATTAATGAAAAAAAAGAAATTATTGTCCAAAATAATCGAAAAAGAAGAACTTATATTATTGTTGTCATCACATTAGCGATTTTCGTTAGTTTATTGTTTTTAGCCATTGTATTTAGAAGATGGAAAGTTACAAAGCTCCAAAAGGAAACCATCAATCAACAAAAACAATTGATTGAAAAAGAAAAGTTAGCGACAGAAGACAGTATTAATTACGCTAAAAACATTCAAGATGCTGCATTTACCTCTCCAACGATTTTTAATGAGTTATTGAAAGAACATTTTATCTATTTTAATCCTAAAGATATTGTCAGCGGCGATTTCTATTGGGCTACAAAAATAAATGAAAAGAAGATTATCGCACTAGCTGATTGTACTGGGCATGGGGTTCCTGGAGCGTTTATGACTTTAATTAGCCTCAATATTCTCAACCAAATTATAGCCGATCACATCACTTCTCCCCAAAAAATATTGGAAGAGTTACATTTACGTTTACAAAAAAGATTAAATCAAAGTCAAGAAAAAACTTCAAAACATGGTTTAGATATTGCTTTATGTGTAATTGATAAAAATGAAATGCATTTTGCTGGGACGCACCACTCCTTATATTTAGTAAGAAATAAGGAGCTCATCAAATATAAAGGAGATCACTTTCAATTGGGAGGCAAAAAAAGTCCAAACTTTAGTACCAAAAGCATAAAATTAGAATTAAACGATATTTTTTATATCTTTACCGATGGTTTTCCTGACCAAAAAGGTGGTTTAAAGAATAAAAAATATTTTTATCCCAACTTTAGAAAGTTTTTACTTTCTATTTCTGAATTAGAACTGGAGGACCAACATCAAAAAATAAAAGAAGAGTTTATAAATTGGAAAGGAGATAATGAGCAGTTTGATGATGTATCAGTTATTGGGTTTAAACCCTTATAA
- a CDS encoding tetratricopeptide repeat protein yields the protein MMYQLLGLNPYKLLKFFLLIYFLFWGKTNYTQNIDSLKKELTNHPLDTTLVKIYGEIGDHFYYSGKNDSAIYYWETAKRAALLAEKKELPELHHFILKKKLAVVYNDLAYLYIYKGRYTKAINYFNQCILLKQQTNDQEGEIQTYTNLGYLYTHKNQIDSAIFYNLNAYKLAKKNKLERQAAVSSMQIGVLHTKNGAINQALKRFNESIAYFKQINDSIALSTSYNNLAKAYESIEKNEDALTYFFKSLDLKLSNNDQKGAAIVYNNIGACYQKINELELALKYYQKALKIFHGIGHKMGISTTMNNIGKMHFDLYQLDSATHYYQQSLRIRKEINDIEGIAISLINLSRIYYEQEAYHTAIKSLNEAYKITTQIQNPSLIADCSLQLYQNYEKLKDYKNALFYFKKHDEYNALIFSEKNLKRVNNQLKGEAVKKQQYQDSLKVQLQIKNNKEVWEDELKKQHVIISKKTAFAIGIILLIIIGALVFFSFYKK from the coding sequence ATGATGTATCAGTTATTGGGTTTAAACCCTTATAAATTACTAAAGTTTTTTTTACTCATATATTTTTTATTCTGGGGAAAAACCAACTATACTCAAAACATTGATTCTTTAAAAAAGGAATTAACGAATCATCCATTAGACACTACTTTAGTAAAAATATATGGTGAAATTGGAGACCACTTTTATTATAGCGGTAAAAATGATAGCGCGATTTATTATTGGGAAACAGCTAAAAGAGCAGCCCTTTTAGCTGAAAAAAAAGAACTTCCCGAATTGCATCACTTTATTCTCAAGAAAAAATTAGCAGTCGTCTATAATGACTTGGCTTACCTATACATCTATAAAGGGCGATATACTAAAGCAATCAACTATTTTAATCAATGTATTTTGCTCAAACAGCAAACCAATGACCAAGAGGGAGAAATACAAACATACACCAACCTAGGTTATTTATACACTCATAAAAATCAAATTGATAGTGCGATTTTTTATAACCTTAATGCCTATAAATTAGCTAAGAAAAATAAGTTAGAACGTCAAGCTGCAGTAAGTTCTATGCAAATAGGTGTCCTCCACACTAAAAACGGAGCAATAAATCAAGCTTTGAAACGGTTTAATGAGAGTATAGCGTATTTTAAACAAATCAATGACTCCATTGCTTTATCAACATCTTATAATAATTTGGCCAAAGCCTATGAATCAATCGAAAAAAATGAAGATGCATTAACTTATTTTTTTAAAAGTTTAGATTTAAAGCTTAGCAATAATGATCAAAAAGGAGCAGCTATTGTATATAATAATATTGGAGCTTGTTACCAAAAAATTAATGAACTAGAACTAGCTTTAAAGTATTATCAAAAAGCTTTAAAAATTTTCCATGGAATTGGTCATAAAATGGGAATTTCAACAACAATGAATAATATTGGAAAAATGCATTTTGACTTATATCAATTAGATTCAGCTACTCATTATTACCAACAATCATTACGCATTAGAAAAGAAATTAATGATATCGAAGGAATAGCTATTTCTCTTATTAACCTGTCAAGAATTTATTATGAACAAGAAGCCTATCATACAGCCATCAAAAGCTTGAATGAGGCTTATAAGATTACTACTCAAATTCAAAATCCCTCACTAATTGCAGATTGTTCACTTCAGCTTTATCAGAACTATGAAAAACTTAAAGACTATAAAAATGCCCTCTTCTATTTTAAGAAACACGACGAATATAACGCGCTAATCTTTAGTGAAAAGAATTTAAAAAGGGTCAACAATCAACTTAAAGGAGAAGCCGTAAAAAAACAACAGTACCAAGACTCTTTAAAAGTTCAATTACAAATAAAAAACAACAAGGAAGTTTGGGAAGATGAATTAAAAAAACAACATGTAATTATTTCTAAAAAAACAGCTTTTGCTATAGGTATAATACTGTTGATCATCATTGGGGCTTTAGTTTTCTTTTCTTTTTATAAAAAATAA